In Magnetospirillum sp. XM-1, a single window of DNA contains:
- a CDS encoding glycosyltransferase family 2 protein produces the protein MIQILMPIAGSARPFHEMGQKFPKPMIEVLGHPMVEYAIRSSRPAGDHRFIFVTNAADRQEFHLDSVLKLLAPGCTIVQTERPTGGALCTAMLAVDHIDREAPLLVCNGDQWTTKGIQPALDDFRARDLDVGIVTFTSMHPRWSFVRVDEDGMVVETAEKNPISNHATVGAYYYRNGGMFIRAAEKALLKNTLVNNQFFIVPSINQLILEGARVGQHKIPNAEFHPLGIPEDVSHFLTHFQTSPLDQ, from the coding sequence ATGATCCAGATCCTCATGCCCATCGCTGGTTCCGCCCGGCCCTTCCACGAGATGGGCCAGAAATTCCCCAAGCCGATGATCGAGGTGCTGGGCCACCCCATGGTGGAATACGCCATCCGCTCGTCCAGGCCCGCCGGCGACCATCGCTTCATCTTCGTCACCAACGCCGCCGACCGCCAGGAATTCCACTTGGATTCGGTCCTGAAGCTCTTGGCGCCCGGCTGCACCATCGTCCAGACGGAACGGCCCACCGGCGGCGCGCTGTGCACCGCCATGCTGGCCGTGGACCATATCGACCGCGAGGCGCCCCTTCTGGTGTGCAACGGCGACCAGTGGACCACGAAGGGCATCCAGCCAGCCCTGGACGATTTCCGCGCCCGCGACCTGGATGTCGGCATCGTCACCTTCACCTCCATGCATCCGCGCTGGTCCTTCGTGCGCGTCGACGAGGACGGCATGGTGGTGGAGACCGCCGAGAAGAACCCCATTAGCAACCACGCCACCGTGGGGGCCTATTACTACCGCAACGGCGGCATGTTCATCCGCGCCGCCGAGAAGGCGCTGCTGAAGAACACCCTGGTCAACAACCAGTTCTTCATCGTGCCCTCCATCAACCAGCTGATCCTGGAAGGGGCGCGCGTCGGCCAGCACAAGATTCCCAATGCCGAGTTCCATCCGCTGGGCATTCCCGAGGACGTGTCGCACTTCCTCACCCACTTCCAGACCTCGCCGCTCGACCAATGA
- a CDS encoding glycosyltransferase family 4 protein, whose product MRILHTIPGRNWGGMEHRTIEQVRWLKTHGHDVWLASPADGESFKRAQAAGLPVIDFDFDRPWKPATIRALRKLLIEKRVEVVDTHVTRDAKTACACLDLVAVVRSRHVNQPLKGGMIRRAQWRLGADHIITVAECTRSQLLGIGLADPKRSVSIGGWADERFFDLPDPIATRAKLRAELGLPEDAYAWVCVGMIRPDKGQDHLLAALALLRDKGLTPWLAIVGSATKECADYERGLHAQLSAAGLAGQVVFTGYRDDVSELMQMGDAVVIPSLTEAQPRVAVQAFAVGKPVVASNVGGVPEIVLDHQTGLLVPPADPGRLAEAMALVMTDHGTTARMAAAARSMAEKDMRFDNRMAQTLEVYRTAMAHARKRILPRFKGVT is encoded by the coding sequence TTGCGCATTCTCCACACCATTCCGGGACGCAATTGGGGCGGCATGGAGCATCGCACCATCGAGCAGGTGCGCTGGCTGAAGACCCACGGCCATGACGTCTGGCTGGCCTCGCCGGCGGACGGCGAATCCTTCAAGCGCGCCCAGGCCGCCGGCCTGCCGGTGATCGACTTCGATTTCGACCGCCCCTGGAAGCCCGCCACCATCCGTGCATTGCGCAAGCTGCTGATCGAGAAGCGGGTCGAGGTGGTGGACACCCACGTGACCCGCGACGCCAAGACCGCGTGCGCCTGCCTCGACCTAGTGGCGGTGGTGCGCTCGCGCCACGTCAACCAACCCTTGAAGGGCGGCATGATCCGCCGCGCCCAATGGCGGCTGGGCGCCGACCACATCATCACCGTGGCCGAATGCACCCGGAGCCAATTGCTGGGAATCGGGCTGGCCGATCCCAAGCGCTCGGTCTCCATCGGCGGCTGGGCCGACGAACGCTTCTTCGACCTGCCCGATCCCATCGCCACCCGTGCCAAACTACGGGCGGAGTTGGGCCTTCCCGAGGACGCCTATGCCTGGGTCTGCGTCGGCATGATCCGCCCCGACAAGGGCCAGGACCATCTGCTGGCCGCCCTGGCCCTGCTGCGGGACAAAGGACTTACCCCCTGGCTGGCCATCGTCGGCTCGGCCACCAAGGAGTGCGCCGATTACGAGCGCGGCCTGCACGCGCAGTTGAGCGCGGCCGGGCTGGCCGGACAGGTGGTGTTCACCGGCTATCGCGACGACGTCTCGGAACTGATGCAGATGGGCGACGCGGTGGTGATTCCCTCTCTGACCGAGGCGCAGCCCCGCGTCGCCGTCCAGGCCTTCGCGGTGGGCAAGCCGGTGGTGGCCAGCAATGTGGGCGGCGTGCCCGAGATCGTGCTGGACCACCAAACCGGCCTGCTGGTTCCCCCCGCCGATCCCGGAAGGCTGGCCGAGGCCATGGCCCTGGTCATGACCGACCACGGCACGACGGCGCGCATGGCCGCCGCCGCGCGGTCCATGGCGGAAAAGGACATGCGCTTCGACAACCGCATGGCCCAGACGCTGGAGGTCTACCGCACCGCCA
- a CDS encoding NAD kinase: MTFNSIAFVAAETEAAQAALTRLQDRYPHVPPEEADLIVALGGDGFMLEMLHRFVARRVPIYGMNRGSVGFLMNVYREHGLIERLSKAEQVILHPLRMKARCASGEEVDALAINEVSLLRETRQAAKLRIRIDGKIRMDELICDGILLSTPAGSTAYNLSAHGPIIPLGAGIAALTPISAFRPRRWRGALLPHTAKVVFEVLEAGKRPVSAVADSTEARDVLEVEVREDRSCDLVLLFDPEHNLEERIITEQFLP, from the coding sequence ATGACCTTCAATTCCATCGCCTTCGTCGCCGCCGAGACCGAGGCCGCCCAGGCGGCGCTGACCCGCCTGCAAGACCGCTATCCCCACGTGCCGCCCGAGGAGGCCGACCTGATCGTCGCGCTGGGCGGCGACGGCTTCATGCTGGAGATGCTGCACCGCTTCGTGGCCCGCCGGGTGCCCATCTACGGCATGAACCGGGGCAGCGTCGGCTTCCTGATGAACGTCTACCGCGAGCACGGGCTGATCGAGCGGCTGTCCAAGGCCGAGCAGGTGATCCTCCACCCCTTGCGCATGAAGGCGCGCTGCGCCTCGGGCGAGGAGGTGGACGCCCTGGCCATCAACGAGGTCTCGCTGCTGCGCGAGACCCGGCAGGCGGCCAAGCTGCGCATCCGCATCGACGGCAAGATCCGCATGGACGAGCTGATCTGCGACGGCATCTTGCTGTCCACCCCGGCGGGCAGCACCGCCTACAACCTGTCGGCCCACGGCCCGATCATTCCCTTGGGTGCCGGCATCGCGGCTCTGACCCCTATTTCCGCCTTCCGCCCCCGGCGCTGGCGCGGCGCGCTGTTGCCCCACACCGCCAAGGTGGTGTTCGAGGTATTGGAAGCGGGCAAGCGCCCGGTCAGCGCCGTGGCCGATTCCACCGAGGCCCGCGACGTGCTCGAGGTGGAAGTGCGCGAGGACCGCTCCTGCGACCTGGTCCTGCTGTTCGATCCCGAGCACAATCTGGAGGAACGCATCATCACCGAGCAGTTCCTGCCGTGA
- a CDS encoding DUF2478 domain-containing protein: MSPSPQSSQPAIGAVIYPPGKPPEKLLADFAAELAARGFRLGGLLQDTARDETGRKTDMTVTEIDTGRKLSIGQSLGKASKACILDSQALAEASGSVRRAIESHADLLFINKFSKSEMEGEGLAGDMLAAVAEGVPVLTAVPGVLIEEWTEFTGGQTELIAPSMAALWRWWGPGRLYADLANGVEDCPVKRVVVGLNWTMVETATGIGLAQTPERGTPGCNATSHAGKRTQGGLKALAGLVHSTDPFDQALGMAACNAHYNRSDLRLPDGNGLESFGAKGGGTVVIGAFPGIHDRLPGAKVIDRKPAPGQYPEQAAEWLLPAAEAAIITASTLANRSLPGLLRLARFARVALVGPGAPLTDRLFTYGIEVSSGLVAEDPDGLARAVAEGGGAKDLKRHCRQATARKAAP; encoded by the coding sequence ATGTCCCCGTCCCCCCAATCCAGCCAGCCGGCCATCGGCGCGGTGATCTACCCGCCCGGCAAGCCGCCGGAGAAGCTGCTGGCCGATTTCGCCGCCGAACTGGCGGCGCGCGGCTTCCGCCTGGGGGGATTGCTGCAGGACACGGCTCGCGACGAGACCGGCCGCAAGACCGACATGACGGTGACCGAGATCGACACCGGCCGCAAACTTTCCATCGGCCAGAGCCTGGGCAAGGCGTCGAAGGCCTGCATCCTGGATTCCCAGGCCCTGGCCGAGGCCTCGGGCTCGGTGCGCCGGGCCATCGAAAGCCATGCCGACCTGCTGTTCATCAACAAGTTCTCCAAGTCCGAGATGGAGGGCGAGGGCCTGGCCGGCGACATGCTGGCCGCCGTGGCCGAGGGCGTGCCGGTGCTGACCGCCGTGCCGGGCGTGCTGATCGAGGAATGGACCGAATTCACCGGCGGCCAGACCGAACTGATCGCGCCCAGCATGGCGGCGCTGTGGCGCTGGTGGGGGCCGGGACGGCTTTACGCCGACCTCGCCAACGGCGTCGAGGATTGCCCCGTCAAGCGGGTGGTGGTCGGCCTCAACTGGACCATGGTGGAGACGGCCACCGGCATCGGGCTGGCCCAGACGCCGGAACGCGGCACGCCCGGCTGCAACGCCACCAGCCATGCCGGCAAGCGCACCCAAGGGGGGCTGAAGGCCCTGGCCGGGCTGGTCCATTCCACCGATCCCTTCGATCAGGCCTTAGGCATGGCCGCCTGCAACGCCCATTACAACCGCTCCGACCTTCGGCTTCCCGACGGCAACGGCCTGGAAAGCTTCGGGGCCAAGGGCGGCGGCACCGTGGTGATCGGCGCCTTCCCCGGCATCCATGACCGCCTGCCCGGCGCCAAGGTCATCGACCGCAAGCCGGCGCCCGGCCAGTACCCGGAACAGGCGGCGGAATGGCTGCTGCCGGCGGCCGAAGCCGCCATCATCACCGCCTCGACGCTGGCCAACCGCTCGCTGCCCGGCCTGTTGCGCCTGGCCCGCTTCGCCCGGGTGGCGCTGGTGGGCCCCGGAGCGCCCTTGACCGACCGCCTGTTCACCTACGGCATCGAGGTCAGCTCCGGCCTGGTGGCCGAGGACCCGGACGGCCTGGCCCGCGCCGTCGCCGAGGGCGGCGGCGCCAAGGACCTGAAACGCCACTGCCGCCAGGCGACGGCGCGCAAGGCCGCCCCATGA
- a CDS encoding polysaccharide deacetylase family protein — MADRGTVAITIDDAPMPDTTPAMLDLLDHFGAKATFFMSGCRAADAPDLIAETVRRGHAVYAHGWDHVRLDREPTSRLLDDMERCEALLSVHRPTPQPYLVRLPYNGGRRSARIHRALARWRPGCALVHWGPSTEDHMTATRCTSADDVEAECRKDVERLLADPRLAGGILLMHDQPINERPGSQFKPAVTVTMLRLLLEGLAQRSLRSVTLPPPPPQAWWQRFILA, encoded by the coding sequence ATGGCCGATAGGGGAACGGTGGCGATCACCATCGACGACGCCCCCATGCCCGACACCACCCCGGCCATGCTCGACCTTCTGGACCACTTCGGGGCCAAGGCCACCTTCTTCATGAGCGGCTGTCGCGCCGCCGATGCGCCCGATCTGATCGCCGAGACCGTCAGGCGCGGCCATGCCGTCTACGCCCATGGCTGGGACCACGTCCGCCTCGACCGCGAGCCCACGTCGCGCTTGCTCGACGACATGGAGCGCTGTGAGGCGCTGCTTTCCGTCCACCGTCCCACGCCTCAGCCCTATCTGGTGCGGCTGCCCTATAACGGCGGGCGGCGCTCGGCCCGCATCCACCGGGCCCTGGCCAGGTGGCGCCCCGGCTGCGCCCTGGTCCATTGGGGCCCCAGCACCGAGGACCACATGACGGCCACCCGCTGCACTTCCGCCGACGACGTGGAAGCGGAATGCCGCAAAGACGTGGAGCGCCTGCTGGCCGATCCGCGCCTTGCGGGCGGCATCCTGCTCATGCACGACCAGCCCATCAACGAGCGCCCCGGTTCCCAGTTCAAGCCCGCCGTCACCGTCACCATGTTGCGCCTGCTGCTGGAAGGTCTCGCCCAGCGGTCCTTGCGCTCGGTCACCCTGCCGCCGCCGCCGCCCCAGGCGTGGTGGCAACGCTTCATCCTGGCCTGA
- a CDS encoding AbrB family transcriptional regulator: MRRVRSWAVALGLGTAGGSLFFLIDLPLPWMLGALTATTLAALGGWKPEIPANLRSVMIGVLGLMLGSAFSPDLLGRIGRWSDSLIVLLLAMAATAVLVTAYLRRAAGMSRVTAFFAAAPGGINEMVLTGGALGGDERTIALSHSLRILLIVFTVPFGYRLIAHVHSVPMGESMGRLADLGGMDALVMLGSAVAGAVLAHLARLPAWMLTGPMMASAGLHLAGLTAFRPPAELVVLAQLVTGAAIGCRFRGLSWKEMAVMARPALGATAIMLVLSAGAAALLAGWSELSFGVLLLAFVPGGIAEMCLVALALGQDVAFVSTHHVVRVVLVIMLAPPIFRMIERRETRS, translated from the coding sequence ATGAGGAGAGTGAGGTCCTGGGCCGTCGCCTTGGGGCTGGGCACGGCGGGGGGAAGCCTGTTCTTCCTTATCGATCTGCCGCTGCCGTGGATGCTGGGCGCGTTGACCGCTACCACTCTGGCGGCCCTCGGCGGATGGAAGCCGGAAATTCCGGCCAATCTGCGCAGCGTGATGATCGGCGTGCTCGGCCTGATGCTGGGCAGCGCCTTTTCCCCCGATCTGCTGGGGCGTATCGGACGGTGGAGCGATTCCCTGATTGTCTTGCTGCTGGCCATGGCGGCGACGGCGGTGCTGGTCACCGCCTATCTGCGGCGCGCCGCCGGCATGAGCCGGGTCACCGCCTTCTTCGCCGCCGCGCCCGGCGGCATCAACGAGATGGTGCTGACCGGCGGCGCGCTGGGCGGCGACGAGCGGACCATCGCGCTGTCCCACAGCTTGCGCATCCTGCTGATCGTCTTCACCGTGCCGTTCGGCTACCGGCTGATCGCCCATGTCCATTCGGTGCCCATGGGCGAGAGCATGGGGCGCCTCGCCGATCTGGGCGGCATGGACGCCCTGGTCATGCTGGGCTCGGCGGTGGCCGGCGCCGTCCTCGCCCATCTGGCCCGCCTGCCCGCCTGGATGCTGACCGGGCCCATGATGGCCAGCGCCGGGCTGCATCTGGCCGGGCTGACCGCCTTTCGGCCGCCGGCCGAGCTGGTGGTGCTGGCCCAGCTGGTGACGGGCGCCGCCATCGGCTGCCGCTTCCGCGGCCTGTCGTGGAAGGAGATGGCCGTCATGGCCCGCCCGGCGCTCGGCGCCACCGCCATCATGCTGGTCCTGTCGGCCGGTGCCGCCGCCCTGCTGGCGGGCTGGAGCGAACTTTCCTTCGGCGTCCTGCTGCTGGCCTTCGTACCGGGCGGCATCGCCGAGATGTGCCTGGTGGCGCTGGCGCTGGGCCAGGACGTGGCCTTCGTCTCCACCCATCACGTGGTCCGGGTGGTGCTGGTGATCATGCTGGCGCCCCCCATCTTCAGGATGATCGAGCGAAGGGAGACCCGTTCATGA
- a CDS encoding glycosyltransferase family 2 protein, producing the protein MIIDSIETLVKAKHCRDLDAVELRTGRFKCRNLLPHALKYALWATKPGGTLVVQDDGPALAETWEMPFAQVRRLVFKVLAGDAQLVEMDARSFRFTFTRTRPLPEAGWSAGLIFSGNDGELPALARCLDGLHAQPELNAETGEILVCGPKRDLAFLAPWPHVRYVEFETPPGPRFLISAKKNFLATQFRFDKVLVLHARIRLDHGCLAALPREFDVLTPAVFTQVKGRPCAYLDYVISDATDPNRMATRFNVPIDYPRARYHEFLNRGEPYIDGGLFIARRDILASVPLDENLGWSEGEDSDWCRRVRAAGFLVDLAHEATATTDNNKMGRSVAPSTWDLIRRPIRRPLRALSAWGRYMGKRLRGER; encoded by the coding sequence GTGATCATCGACAGCATCGAGACCCTCGTCAAAGCCAAGCATTGCCGCGATCTTGACGCGGTCGAGCTGCGCACCGGCCGCTTCAAGTGCCGCAACCTGCTGCCCCATGCGCTGAAATACGCCCTGTGGGCCACCAAGCCCGGCGGAACCCTGGTGGTTCAGGACGACGGCCCGGCCCTGGCCGAGACCTGGGAGATGCCCTTCGCCCAGGTGCGCCGGCTGGTGTTCAAGGTGCTGGCGGGCGACGCCCAATTGGTGGAGATGGATGCCAGATCCTTCCGGTTCACCTTCACCCGCACCCGTCCGCTGCCCGAGGCAGGCTGGTCGGCGGGGCTGATCTTTTCCGGCAATGACGGCGAATTGCCGGCGCTGGCCCGCTGCCTGGACGGGCTGCACGCCCAGCCGGAACTGAACGCCGAGACGGGCGAGATTCTGGTCTGCGGGCCTAAGCGCGACCTCGCCTTCCTGGCTCCCTGGCCCCATGTGCGTTACGTGGAGTTCGAGACCCCGCCCGGCCCGCGCTTCCTGATCTCGGCCAAGAAGAACTTCCTGGCCACCCAATTCCGCTTCGACAAGGTGCTGGTGCTGCATGCCCGCATCCGCCTTGATCACGGCTGCCTGGCGGCGTTGCCGCGCGAGTTCGACGTGCTAACCCCGGCGGTGTTCACCCAGGTGAAGGGGCGGCCTTGCGCCTATCTCGACTACGTCATCTCCGACGCCACCGACCCCAACCGCATGGCGACGCGCTTCAACGTGCCCATCGACTACCCCCGGGCGCGCTATCATGAATTCCTGAACCGGGGCGAGCCCTATATCGACGGCGGGCTGTTCATCGCCCGGCGCGACATCCTGGCTTCGGTGCCGCTGGACGAAAATCTCGGCTGGTCCGAGGGCGAGGATTCCGACTGGTGCCGCCGGGTGCGCGCCGCCGGTTTCCTGGTGGATCTGGCCCATGAGGCCACGGCCACCACCGACAACAACAAGATGGGCCGCTCGGTGGCGCCCAGCACCTGGGACCTGATCCGCCGTCCCATCCGCCGTCCCTTGCGGGCGCTGTCGGCCTGGGGGCGCTACATGGGCAAGCGGTTGCGCGGGGAGCGCTGA
- a CDS encoding HAD family phosphatase yields the protein MSRIRAVLFDLDGVLVDAREWHWEALNQALRLFGYEIGREEHLTTFDGLPTRKKLAYLHEHRGFPKGLAGVINELKQVYTKQLIATHCFPVFHIEYAVSRLKTEAYKLAVCTNSIRETCDMMLGQSGLLDYFDITLSNQDCAKPKPDPDIYVTAMARLGVAPAETVIVEDNDYGVQAATASGAHVLRVADPSEVTYWNIRSRIRQVEAAS from the coding sequence GTGAGCCGCATCCGCGCCGTTCTGTTCGACCTCGACGGCGTCCTGGTGGACGCCCGCGAGTGGCACTGGGAGGCGCTGAACCAGGCGCTGCGCCTGTTCGGCTACGAGATCGGCAGAGAAGAGCACCTGACCACCTTCGACGGCCTGCCGACCCGCAAGAAGCTGGCCTATCTGCACGAGCACCGGGGCTTTCCCAAAGGACTGGCCGGGGTGATCAACGAGCTGAAGCAGGTCTACACCAAGCAGCTGATCGCCACCCATTGCTTCCCCGTCTTCCACATCGAATACGCGGTATCGCGCCTGAAGACCGAAGCCTACAAGCTGGCGGTCTGCACCAATTCCATCCGCGAGACCTGCGACATGATGCTGGGCCAGTCGGGTCTGCTGGACTATTTCGACATCACGCTCTCCAACCAGGATTGCGCCAAGCCGAAACCCGATCCCGACATCTACGTCACCGCCATGGCCCGCCTCGGCGTCGCGCCGGCCGAGACGGTGATCGTCGAGGACAACGATTACGGCGTGCAGGCGGCCACCGCCTCGGGCGCCCATGTGCTGCGGGTGGCCGACCCCAGCGAGGTGACCTATTGGAACATCCGCAGCCGCATCCGTCAGGTGGAGGCCGCGTCATGA
- a CDS encoding glycosyltransferase family 2 protein codes for MTKPITIVIPMAGEGSRFAKAGYAKPKPFIDVLGRPMIRHVIDNVAYPGADTLLIARKAHCEAEPGVVDELKSAGIRFHLLDGLTEGTACTLLAAWDKMDPDAPMLVANSDQFVDGGAAAMLDDALSRDLDGSIMVFRSEPHPKWSYAKLGTDGLVEKVAEKDPISEWATVGLYYFKSARAFRQAAEAMIQANDRVNNEFYTCPVYNYAIRAGARVGVWEIAQNAMHGLGTPEDLDAFIALRTSASA; via the coding sequence ATGACCAAGCCGATCACGATCGTCATTCCCATGGCCGGCGAGGGCTCGCGCTTCGCCAAGGCGGGATACGCCAAGCCCAAGCCGTTCATCGACGTGCTGGGCCGCCCCATGATCCGCCACGTCATCGACAACGTGGCCTATCCGGGCGCCGACACCCTTCTGATCGCGCGCAAGGCCCATTGCGAGGCCGAGCCCGGCGTGGTGGACGAGCTGAAGTCGGCCGGCATCCGCTTCCACCTGCTCGACGGCCTGACCGAGGGTACCGCCTGCACCCTGCTGGCCGCCTGGGACAAGATGGACCCCGACGCCCCCATGCTGGTGGCCAATTCCGACCAGTTCGTCGACGGCGGCGCGGCCGCCATGCTGGATGACGCCCTTTCGCGCGATCTCGACGGCTCCATCATGGTGTTCAGGTCCGAACCCCACCCCAAATGGTCCTACGCCAAGCTGGGCACCGACGGGCTGGTGGAAAAGGTGGCGGAAAAGGACCCCATCAGCGAATGGGCCACGGTGGGCCTTTACTACTTCAAGTCGGCGCGGGCCTTCCGCCAGGCGGCCGAGGCGATGATCCAAGCCAACGACCGGGTCAACAACGAGTTCTACACCTGCCCGGTCTACAACTACGCCATCCGGGCCGGAGCCAGGGTGGGCGTGTGGGAGATCGCCCAGAACGCCATGCACGGCCTGGGCACCCCTGAGGATCTGGACGCCTTCATCGCCCTGCGGACCTCCGCCTCCGCCTGA
- the moaA gene encoding GTP 3',8-cyclase MoaA: protein MIDPFGRKVSYLRVSVTDRCDLRCVYCMAEDMHFLPKADILSLEELERLCGAFVRAGVRKLRLTGGEPLVRRNIMSLITNLGRLVKSGELDELTLTTNATQLAKYADDLAAAGVRRLNVSLDSLDPAKFEAITRWGKLDQVLDGIFAAKAAGLAVKINTVALKGGNEDEHEHLVEWCGRHGFDITFIETMPMGDIHSDRTEQYLPLSLVRKRLEHRFTLSDIDYRTGGPARYVRVAETGGRIGFITPMTHNFCETCNRVRVTCTGTLYMCLGQEDAADLRTPLRASEGDQLLEAAITEAISRKPKGHDFIIDRDAKPAVGRHMSVTGG, encoded by the coding sequence ATGATCGATCCGTTTGGACGCAAGGTCAGCTATCTGCGCGTGTCGGTGACCGACCGCTGCGATCTGCGCTGCGTCTACTGCATGGCCGAGGACATGCATTTCCTGCCCAAGGCCGACATCCTGTCGCTGGAGGAACTGGAGCGCCTGTGTGGCGCCTTCGTGCGCGCCGGCGTGCGCAAGCTGCGGCTCACCGGCGGCGAGCCCCTGGTCCGGCGCAACATCATGAGCCTGATCACCAATCTGGGCCGCCTGGTGAAATCGGGCGAGCTGGACGAACTGACGCTGACCACCAACGCCACCCAGCTGGCCAAGTACGCCGACGACCTGGCCGCCGCCGGGGTGCGGCGCCTCAACGTCTCGCTGGACAGCCTTGATCCGGCCAAGTTCGAGGCCATCACCCGCTGGGGCAAGCTGGATCAGGTGTTGGACGGCATCTTCGCCGCCAAGGCCGCCGGGCTGGCGGTCAAGATCAACACCGTGGCCTTAAAGGGCGGCAACGAGGACGAGCACGAGCATCTGGTGGAATGGTGCGGTCGTCACGGCTTCGACATCACCTTCATCGAGACCATGCCCATGGGCGACATCCATTCCGACCGCACCGAGCAGTATCTGCCGCTGTCGCTGGTGCGCAAGCGTCTGGAGCATCGCTTCACGCTGTCGGACATCGACTACCGCACCGGCGGTCCGGCCCGCTATGTGCGGGTGGCCGAAACCGGCGGTCGCATCGGCTTCATCACGCCGATGACCCACAATTTCTGCGAGACCTGCAACCGGGTGCGGGTGACCTGCACCGGCACGCTGTACATGTGCTTAGGCCAAGAGGACGCCGCCGATCTGCGCACCCCCTTGCGGGCCAGCGAGGGCGACCAGTTGCTGGAGGCCGCCATCACCGAGGCCATCTCCAGGAAGCCCAAGGGCCACGACTTCATCATCGACCGCGATGCCAAGCCCGCCGTGGGCCGCCATATGAGCGTCACCGGCGGCTGA
- a CDS encoding MBOAT family protein produces MLFNSAPFLFAFLPLALAGFLGIRQVGGWRPAMAFLTLASIVFYAWWNPAYAWPLAVSIAANFTLGQAIARTRDTRWGGWVLALGIALNLAFLGVFKYERFFAESVAPLLGLMIEAKGLNLPLGVSFFTFTQIAYLVDVRRKLAQDGDALSYTLFVTFFPHLIAGPIIHHKEMMPQFRQPRRQSSTSENLVAGLSLFAIGLFKKAVIADWVASYVAPGFSAAASGQELSLGAAWTCALAYTVQIYFDFSGYSDMAVGLARLFGIDLPVNFNSPYKATNIIEFWRRWHMTLSRFLRDYLYFPLGGGRSGPVRRHVNLMVVMALGGLWHGAAWTFVAWGCLHGLMLVGNHLWREVRPHPPGQKEMIAGWVLTQVLVIAAWVFFRAANFDAALIVLKGMAGLGGGAAKVAWDGLALSLALLAFCALAPNSQQILQATEPGLEPVERPQRFAWAPTTRWAWALAAMLAVSVMTLWRTSEFLYYQF; encoded by the coding sequence ATGCTGTTCAATTCGGCGCCCTTCCTGTTTGCGTTCCTGCCCCTGGCGCTCGCCGGGTTCTTGGGCATCCGGCAGGTGGGGGGATGGCGTCCGGCCATGGCCTTCCTGACGCTCGCCTCCATCGTCTTCTATGCCTGGTGGAATCCGGCCTATGCCTGGCCGCTGGCCGTGTCCATCGCCGCCAACTTCACCCTGGGCCAGGCCATCGCCCGGACCCGCGACACACGCTGGGGCGGCTGGGTGCTGGCGCTGGGCATCGCGCTCAACCTCGCCTTCCTGGGCGTGTTCAAATACGAGCGCTTCTTCGCCGAATCCGTCGCCCCGCTGCTGGGCCTGATGATCGAGGCCAAGGGCCTGAACCTGCCCTTGGGCGTGTCGTTCTTCACCTTCACCCAGATCGCCTATCTGGTGGACGTGCGGCGCAAGCTGGCCCAGGACGGCGACGCGCTCAGCTACACCCTGTTCGTCACCTTCTTTCCCCACCTGATCGCCGGGCCCATCATCCACCACAAGGAGATGATGCCCCAGTTCCGCCAGCCCCGCCGGCAGAGCTCGACGTCGGAAAATCTGGTGGCCGGCCTGTCGCTGTTCGCCATCGGCCTGTTCAAGAAGGCGGTGATCGCCGATTGGGTGGCGTCCTACGTCGCGCCGGGCTTTTCCGCCGCCGCCTCGGGCCAGGAGTTGAGCCTGGGGGCCGCCTGGACCTGCGCCCTGGCCTATACGGTGCAGATCTATTTCGACTTCTCGGGCTATTCCGACATGGCGGTGGGACTGGCGCGGCTGTTCGGCATCGACCTGCCGGTCAACTTCAATTCGCCCTACAAGGCCACCAACATCATCGAGTTCTGGCGGCGCTGGCACATGACGCTGTCGCGCTTCCTGCGCGACTACCTGTACTTCCCGCTGGGCGGCGGACGAAGCGGCCCGGTACGCCGCCACGTCAACCTGATGGTTGTCATGGCCCTGGGTGGGCTGTGGCACGGCGCCGCCTGGACCTTCGTCGCCTGGGGCTGCCTGCACGGGCTGATGCTGGTGGGCAACCACCTGTGGCGCGAAGTGCGGCCCCATCCGCCGGGGCAAAAGGAAATGATCGCCGGCTGGGTGCTGACCCAAGTGCTGGTGATCGCCGCCTGGGTGTTCTTCCGCGCCGCCAATTTCGACGCCGCCCTGATCGTGCTGAAGGGCATGGCGGGGCTGGGCGGCGGTGCGGCCAAGGTGGCCTGGGACGGTCTGGCCCTGTCGCTGGCCCTGCTGGCGTTCTGCGCCCTGGCGCCCAACAGCCAGCAGATCTTGCAGGCCACCGAGCCCGGGCTGGAGCCGGTGGAGCGGCCGCAGCGTTTCGCCTGGGCTCCCACCACCCGCTGGGCCTGGGCCTTGGCCGCCATGCTGGCCGTTTCCGTCATGACCCTGTGGCGGACCAGCGAATTCCTTTATTACCAGTTCTGA